Within the Tachysurus fulvidraco isolate hzauxx_2018 chromosome 3, HZAU_PFXX_2.0, whole genome shotgun sequence genome, the region agcagcaacatctgtgtggggaccagtataaaaagtagcgtgatagcactcttaaatgacaatgtttatagtctctcaatcaaggttacaacaacgttaatgcaatatggaaaccaatcGATTTACCAATCGATTGGaatgggcataatgccaggtcaatatgaATTCACATAactcagtaaataataaccatcagggATGGATTATTGCTCTCATGCATActataaaacacagtgatacggtatggcaagccattttagcttttatacatttacttgatatggatttttgatatcaagaattcagttttcaatacttaaaatataaatattaagagtGTGATTGCTACAGTAGtagtaaccatatttttgaCATCAcgaattacattttacactagtaaaaacataatttctgatatctgctatTTCATATACACTAggaacaaactttttttaaaaggagggaggtttgtagtgggagcagtggtgtcaagtgtgaatgtgaggcaaatggtttacatggctcatgggtcaggtaggagggacccttagcagaattttgcttagggccccagggaggtcaggatcggctctgcaTATGTCTACATAGGCAACTTTACGACACTGAATGTAGTTCACAGTATCATTCTGTATGAACACATGAACGATTTGCAATAAAATTATTATCATGGACATATTAAGCATATCAATATATTAGGTTATTGCACATAATTTTGGTAATAATACATATCTCAtttaatactgtatttatttgagTGGAGGACTGAAATGACCGGATTCCTCAAATAATACATAATCTTGATGTGTTCTCAAAATAGGATCAGGCAAGAAAGAGGGAAGTGAGAGAAACAACAAAAGCCTAAGGTCCTGAACACATGAAAAGCACACAGGATGCAGAAGTGATTTGCTGGCAGATTATACACCACAGCCATCCCAGTTTAGAGATAAAGAACAGAGAGTGGTTGGATGCTCAAGAAATGAAAGCTGTTTGGTAAATAAAGTATGATGGAAGTATACTGATTCTGTTCAAcgtaatcattttattattttattgtttgagTCATCACATGACTGAGAATGTTTCAGCTGCATTACAAAGTAAGGACAAAATAGGAATGTTTAATTGAACCACTGTAAAGGCATCTCTACTTATACTTTACTTCTACTTATAGTTTACTACTTATACTTAATGACATCACACAATGCATTTTAAAAGCTGATACTTGGGTATATATTAAGGTCTATAATACCTTCTGCATGTTTTAGTGAGAATAATGTCATAGAAATTAGTGCAAAGTACATTAAAGTTACTAAAACCTACAAGTAAGTATTCAAGTACTAAAAGAGAGCAGAGTCAGTTTCAGCAAGTACACTTAAGTCTTATTGTCTCAATCATTCAAATAACATAGCATATCTACTTGATTGTGCATCACAGAACAGGATTGTTTCATGTACTATTTCTATAGTTGTTACTATTTATGAACTGCATgtcacataacacacaaaagAGTAAAATTTTGTCATTAAAGCTAAATGTTGCAGATGAATGTGAAGGTGGCTGACATTCTCCAATTTTAACCCCTTTGGCAGATGAAATGTGAATACACCTCACAGGGGTTTGAAAGCCAGTTGTTCAGATCAGGCGTCCCTCCATTTAGCAATGCACAGGAGCCCTGAGTGTCTGGATTTGGCTGGCCTTGTATCCAGTAGCTGcccacccaaaaaaaaatgattaagcTGACagattatacatatacatgtgtaCAATACACTAATGACTGTTTCACATCTGTTGCTAAAACAGGCAGTAATGAGAAATAAAGCACTGATGACTCACCTCTGGGTTGGTGCAGTATTGTTAATCCACATCCATTGCTTCTTTTCTGAATTATGGAGACCAATCCAGTACAGCATTCTCCAATTCTCAGTTAGAAACTTCTACAGTAAGAATGACAGAATTCATACCAGTAAGATATACACCTTTAACATGTCTTTTATAGTGATGTTTCAGTTGGAGTGACTGAGCGATTGACTGCTTAACCTGAAGGCGTTCATTGTTGATGACAACCAGGTCTCCACCCTGTTTCTGACATGCCTCCCTGCTCTTCTGCCATTGTAGACGCTGCTTAGAAATGAAGTAGCAAGAATTCTCAAACTTTATCCAGCCCTGCCTGCACTCAGAGCACTGACACCCTGCAGAAAAACAGCAGGTTTTAATACACAgctcataaataataaaaataaaataatgacttCACACTAAAGATAAAACAGTACAATTTAGCATTATAATATAAAGTAGCTTAAAAAACTAAAAGTGAGGAGCATCTATAGTGATGAATGTTAGCATATAATAAAGTTTTACCTTGGTTTGAGGTGTAACTGTgcattttcttcatttctctcatttcagcAATGAGATCTTGACACATCTGGCTGGACTGGACCTCAGATACTGAGGTTTAGGCAACGTGAACAATTAcacaacaaaatattattttaaatatttttacttaattattaCCATAATATTTATACTTACATTTCTAATGCagctatttattatatattctattctattctattctattctattctattataaGGGAACATAACACTATGAATGTTGTATGTTAGacataaaataattgtttatatataaatatgtatataaagctTCTGTTTATGAATAAATGATCCATTTGTACTTTTTTAGCAACTTTGATGTTATAAGGTTTTACCCTGGTTTTGGTCAGCAGTTGTTGAAGGGTACATGATCTGACATAGTTGGCGGCTACAGTTCAATTCTTCAGCATCATCACTCACTGGACAATTCTGGTGGGACTGAACTTCATATACTGAAGATTGGGCATCAAGGGAACATAAAGACAATATTGTTACATTTTAGAAATTCATTTTTAGAAAATTAATTAGTTATACGTACATATTAAAAGCAGCTAATGCCCATGTGGACCAAAAACCAGAAATATTGCAGAGAATACTAACAAAAGACTAATTGTGGTATACTAATCAAGACATTTGATGTCAATATAAAAGAACACAGTATAAGTAGTCAACCTCTTAATGTTCTTTATTAACTTAAATATGGAATAACTCTAAAGTAAAAACcatttgttataaaatataattttacttTGCATGGATTTCCTCTAAATTATCAGACATTATACTGATAGTATACTGACTACTGTATACCGGTTGTGTGGTAGCCtggtggttaaggcattgggcgaccgatcggaaggttgtgagtttgaatcccacatCCACTAAGCTGCAActagggcccctgagcaaggcccttaatgctatgttgcattaaaaaatgagataatgcaAGTCCCTCTGAATAAGGGCGTCAAATGTAAATTATAAGACATTTTCTCCACTATATTCAATGTCGTGTTGCATTTGCGCGCCATCTAGTGGCaagaactaaaaaacaaacacccaaAATAGCActgcagaaaataaatgaataaataaataaataaataaatactagatGGTAAAATGGTTTTTAATTTGACTATTTTGTAACAAtccaaatattttgtaaaaatccAAATGAAATCTaactttaataatttttttttttttaaggttttggTACACATTTCCCCATTGCTTTTAATGAAATGGTGTAGTACAGAGTACCCTGTtgctttttgtgttttgtattatcCCAAATGATGGTCAAGCTTCCCTatctaaataaacacactgacctCATACTTGtgcgtaaataaataaataaataaataaataaataaatgtgtacaaCAAAATGTATACAACAATATCCGCCATTCCACCTTCTAAGTGACCACTTAAAACAAGCACACGTTACATTTTCTCTATACGAGTGAAGGCTGGAGCTCTAGATGAGATGTTGATGTTTACTGCAGCACTAGTTTGTTGTCAATAACATGCTAACTGCTAATGTTTTACTTACACTCCATAGCCAGAGAAAGAACCACAGCCAGCAAGAACAAAGAGAAAACGATGAAAACAGCGGAAATCCTCTTGTACAGACGAACTCTCCTGTAAACATCTACACataatagacagacagaataaTCACGTGTAAACAAAATGTGTAGAAACTCCTCATGCCAGAATATGTGTTCACGTATATTTAGTTTTCATCCTTCACCTGTGTTCAGTTCCTCCTTCGAATCCGGAGGCACTTTCACATCCGCGTATGGCCCGAAATTACAAAATTTAATGTACATGGTGGGATTTGATGGAGCTCAGTCTGGTCAGTTTGCTTGTATCTGTGTAGAGTGACGCTTGACGTTCACTATCCCTTTAATATGTTATGCATGCGCAGCTGGTGAACGCGCCAATAGCAGGCTCTGTGATTGTCTCCGTGGTAACCACACGACCTGTGTTGGGCACTGTTTGTGGATAGTCCCCAAAGAACAAAATGGAGTTACACTTTTTGTTAGGATGGCGCACTACACCACACTCATACCATACACTGTGGTACGAGTGCCATTTTTCTGCCATGACCTGATGAAATATGCCATTTCTACCCCTCTTTTAACCCAgtgcattactgtgtgtgtttgtgccacTGAATTGGTTTACacactctttttttattacccACTAACAATTCTTTGCACAGATAATGttattgtaacattttttttttttgaggcttTTGTTTTGCTCCTTTTTGAGGCTTCCAGGAAAGTTTTTCTTACAACAATATAAACTCAACACCTTGTTGAGAGAGCTCAAAGGCGAATATTGGAGATCAGCCATTACTGAAATACGCAAACCAGCCGATGTGGCACCACCA harbors:
- the LOC113642260 gene encoding CD209 antigen-like protein C: MYIKFCNFGPYADVKVPPDSKEELNTDVYRRVRLYKRISAVFIVFSLFLLAVVLSLAMELYEVQSHQNCPVSDDAEELNCSRQLCQIMYPSTTADQNQVSEVQSSQMCQDLIAEMREMKKMHSYTSNQGCQCSECRQGWIKFENSCYFISKQRLQWQKSREACQKQGGDLVVINNERLQKFLTENWRMLYWIGLHNSEKKQWMWINNTAPTQSYWIQGQPNPDTQGSCALLNGGTPDLNNWLSNPCEVYSHFICQRG